A genomic window from Pelotomaculum isophthalicicum JI includes:
- a CDS encoding DUF503 family protein, with protein sequence MVVGVLTIELFIGEAHSLKEKRRVLKSVIMEARGRSFCFPLARGKQKERPLASQRPPLLLVGVTDSDFD encoded by the coding sequence TTGGTTGTCGGAGTGTTAACAATTGAATTGTTCATTGGCGAAGCACACTCGCTCAAAGAAAAGAGAAGGGTGCTAAAAAGTGTCATAATGGAAGCAAGGGGACGTTCTTTTTGCTTCCCCCTTGCAAGGGGGAAGCAAAAAGAACGTCCCCTTGCTTCCCAAAGACCTCCACTTCTATTAGTGGGGGTTACCGATTCAGACTTCGATTAG
- a CDS encoding metallophosphoesterase — protein MKVFAIGDVHLSFYSPVDPRCWDNVKVSKPMDIFGEEWYEHYRKIYDNWLSVVGPEDLVLMPGDFSWAMKLDEARYDLEFLGLLPGTIAGVAGNHDYWWQSLSQVRAALPANMRVIQNDHLVFGDLAICGSRGWSCPGEAHYEAHYKEEDQKIYRRELLRMENSLKGVQAGAQKIVVITHFMPTSEQHEKNDMIELFLRYGVDSVVYGHLHSDAVRLKLPDRAWGINFHLVSADYVNFAPVKIM, from the coding sequence TTGAAAGTATTTGCTATCGGGGATGTACACCTGTCTTTTTACAGTCCGGTTGACCCTCGCTGTTGGGATAATGTTAAGGTCTCCAAACCCATGGATATATTCGGGGAAGAGTGGTATGAACACTACCGCAAGATTTATGATAATTGGTTGAGCGTGGTAGGACCGGAGGATTTGGTTTTGATGCCGGGTGATTTTTCCTGGGCGATGAAGCTTGACGAGGCGCGTTATGACCTGGAATTCCTGGGTCTTTTACCTGGAACCATTGCCGGGGTGGCGGGGAACCATGATTACTGGTGGCAAAGCCTGTCCCAGGTGCGTGCGGCATTACCTGCAAATATGCGGGTAATCCAGAACGACCACCTGGTTTTTGGAGATTTAGCCATTTGTGGCTCAAGAGGGTGGAGTTGTCCGGGGGAGGCGCACTATGAGGCGCACTATAAAGAAGAAGATCAGAAAATTTACCGCCGGGAACTGCTCAGGATGGAAAACTCGTTAAAAGGTGTCCAAGCAGGAGCGCAAAAGATAGTTGTGATCACCCACTTTATGCCTACCAGCGAGCAGCACGAAAAAAATGATATGATTGAACTGTTCTTGCGGTACGGGGTGGACTCCGTAGTCTATGGCCACTTGCATTCGGACGCTGTCCGGTTGAAACTGCCGGATCGTGCTTGGGGGATAAATTTTCATTTAGTCAGCGCCGATTATGTGAATTTTGCGCCTGTGAAAATAATGTGA
- a CDS encoding chemotaxis protein CheD encodes MQVSPVREATAFQAANYTEIQVGIADLKVASQPDRLITLGLGSCVGLTLYDPAAKIGGLLHIMLPDSTQFNSVTKPAKFADLGIPLLLSEIRRYGGKVSNLQAKIAGGAQMFSGLNEKFVLNIGERNIAMTKLTLKNLGIRILAEEVGGNRGRTMILDTTNGQVTIRTVGTPLKVI; translated from the coding sequence ATGCAGGTTTCACCGGTACGGGAAGCAACGGCATTCCAGGCAGCTAACTATACCGAGATTCAGGTGGGTATAGCCGATTTGAAAGTTGCATCACAGCCGGATCGCTTAATTACCCTGGGCCTTGGTTCCTGTGTCGGGCTTACCCTGTACGACCCGGCTGCCAAGATAGGGGGGTTGTTACATATTATGCTCCCTGACAGTACCCAGTTCAATAGTGTTACGAAACCAGCCAAGTTTGCCGACTTGGGAATACCTCTCCTGTTATCGGAAATTAGACGATACGGTGGCAAGGTTAGTAACCTTCAAGCGAAGATAGCTGGTGGAGCGCAGATGTTTTCCGGGTTAAATGAAAAATTTGTTTTAAATATCGGGGAGCGAAATATTGCCATGACCAAGCTGACTTTAAAAAACTTGGGTATCCGGATACTGGCGGAGGAAGTGGGCGGAAACAGGGGCAGAACCATGATTTTAGATACAACTAACGGTCAGGTGACTATCCGGACAGTGGGAACCCCGTTGAAAGTAATTTGA
- a CDS encoding CheR family methyltransferase, giving the protein MDFSLFKDRIRSNFKLDLNAYKENQLKRRLDSLMTKQKINNGDYAGFFKLLNSDRKAYTDFLDTVTINVSEFFRDKSMFSVLEEKVMPMLLEKGALKVWSAACSNGAEPYSIAIILHELSPNRRHQIEGTDLDRNILQAAADACYNQDQVRNVSGPRLDKYFRKEGNMYYLHDNIKNMVNLRQHDLLLDQYGQSYDLIACRNVMIYFTREAQDVLNNKFVKALKPGGVLFIGASEMIFNYKELGLEKIASCYYLRK; this is encoded by the coding sequence ATGGATTTTTCACTTTTTAAAGATAGAATACGCAGCAATTTTAAATTGGATTTGAACGCTTATAAAGAGAATCAGTTAAAGCGCCGATTGGACAGCTTGATGACAAAGCAAAAAATAAATAATGGCGACTACGCCGGCTTTTTTAAATTATTGAACTCAGACAGAAAAGCTTACACGGACTTCCTCGATACCGTGACTATCAATGTATCAGAGTTTTTTCGCGATAAGTCGATGTTTAGCGTACTGGAAGAAAAAGTTATGCCAATGCTGTTGGAAAAAGGTGCCTTGAAAGTCTGGAGCGCAGCCTGCTCCAACGGGGCTGAACCCTATTCCATAGCGATTATTTTGCACGAATTATCTCCAAATCGGCGCCACCAGATCGAAGGCACTGATCTGGACCGGAATATTCTGCAGGCGGCGGCCGATGCTTGTTATAATCAAGATCAGGTGCGTAATGTCAGCGGTCCAAGACTTGACAAATATTTCAGAAAAGAAGGCAACATGTACTACTTACATGACAATATAAAGAACATGGTTAACTTGCGGCAGCACGACCTGCTGCTGGATCAGTACGGGCAAAGCTACGACTTGATCGCCTGCCGGAATGTGATGATATACTTTACCAGGGAAGCGCAGGATGTTTTGAATAATAAATTTGTCAAGGCGCTGAAACCTGGAGGCGTGCTGTTTATTGGCGCCAGTGAGATGATATTCAACTATAAAGAACTGGGTCTTGAAAAAATTGCCTCGTGTTATTACCTTAGAAAGTAA
- a CDS encoding response regulator yields the protein MGKRILIVDDAAFMRMMIKNIVSKNGYEVVGEAENGQIAVELYKQHKPDLVTMDITMPEMNGIEGVKAIRSIDPNANVIMCSAMGQQAMVMEAIQAGAKDFIVKPFQQDRILQAIERVMARAGQ from the coding sequence TTGGGGAAGCGGATTTTAATCGTTGACGATGCGGCTTTTATGAGGATGATGATTAAAAATATCGTTAGCAAGAACGGTTATGAGGTAGTTGGTGAAGCGGAAAACGGGCAAATTGCCGTAGAGTTGTACAAGCAGCATAAGCCCGACCTTGTGACCATGGACATTACTATGCCGGAAATGAACGGGATTGAAGGTGTCAAAGCGATTCGCAGTATTGATCCCAATGCTAACGTGATCATGTGCAGCGCGATGGGCCAGCAAGCCATGGTAATGGAGGCGATACAGGCCGGCGCGAAAGACTTTATCGTTAAGCCATTCCAGCAAGACCGGATCCTCCAGGCCATCGAAAGAGTCATGGCAAGGGCCGGCCAGTAA
- the fliY gene encoding flagellar motor switch phosphatase FliY, translating into MMSDGLLKQEEIDALLGGSDQEPAQDEAVSEDFQDEKLEIEEPVEETSVINDLKNEEKDALGEIGNICMGSASTTLSMLLNQKVNITSPFVTVTTLENLFSGFTVPYMTIYIQYIEGLSGFNLLAMKLGDAAVLADLMMGGDGTNITEELTDIGVSAASEAMNQMIGSSSTSMASMFGRTVNISPPETIVYRQLEGIKALQEVVNGPVVVASFKMTIGEILDTQIMQVMGIETAREEAKFILGNLYNDSVEEPGIKEEPPAEEIVEEKLDVGEFNGLANDFLSSLDEDITEPEPSMPFTAVGSSDKTAPAQQIPVKPVASSATLAAPPGIDQKRLDMLLDIPLKVTALLGRTKWPIKDILGIAPGSVVELESLVDEPVEILVNGILVAMGEVVVVNENFGVRITSIIGQEERIQKLMQRKIP; encoded by the coding sequence ATGATGTCTGATGGATTACTGAAACAGGAAGAAATTGATGCTCTTTTGGGCGGTTCGGATCAGGAACCTGCGCAAGATGAAGCGGTGAGTGAAGATTTCCAGGATGAAAAACTGGAAATTGAGGAACCAGTTGAAGAGACAAGCGTGATTAATGATTTAAAGAATGAGGAAAAAGACGCGCTGGGGGAGATCGGCAACATTTGTATGGGTTCTGCCTCAACAACCCTGTCAATGTTGCTTAACCAAAAGGTAAACATTACGAGCCCTTTTGTCACTGTTACCACTCTGGAGAATTTATTTTCAGGCTTTACAGTTCCTTACATGACCATTTATATTCAATATATCGAGGGACTTTCCGGGTTTAACCTGTTGGCGATGAAGTTGGGTGACGCCGCCGTATTGGCTGACTTGATGATGGGCGGCGACGGCACAAATATAACCGAGGAGTTAACTGATATCGGTGTCAGTGCGGCGTCAGAGGCCATGAACCAGATGATTGGCTCATCTTCAACCTCTATGGCGTCAATGTTCGGACGGACTGTTAATATATCTCCCCCTGAAACAATCGTGTACCGTCAATTGGAAGGTATTAAAGCTCTGCAAGAGGTTGTAAATGGTCCGGTGGTAGTTGCTTCATTTAAAATGACTATCGGTGAAATACTGGACACCCAAATCATGCAGGTTATGGGTATAGAAACGGCAAGGGAAGAGGCAAAGTTCATTCTCGGCAACTTGTATAATGATTCCGTTGAGGAGCCGGGTATTAAAGAAGAGCCTCCAGCGGAGGAAATAGTTGAGGAAAAATTAGACGTTGGGGAATTCAACGGACTGGCCAACGATTTTTTAAGCAGCTTGGATGAAGACATAACGGAACCGGAACCGTCGATGCCATTCACAGCAGTGGGTTCAAGCGATAAAACAGCGCCGGCGCAGCAAATTCCGGTTAAACCCGTTGCGTCCTCTGCTACGCTGGCCGCCCCGCCCGGGATTGACCAAAAGCGGCTGGATATGCTCTTGGATATCCCTTTAAAGGTTACCGCCTTGCTTGGGCGAACCAAGTGGCCGATTAAAGATATTTTGGGAATAGCGCCTGGTTCCGTCGTTGAGTTGGAGAGTCTGGTTGATGAGCCGGTGGAGATACTGGTTAACGGCATTCTCGTAGCTATGGGTGAAGTTGTTGTTGTAAATGAAAACTTCGGGGTGCGTATTACCAGTATAATTGGACAGGAGGAAAGAATACAAAAACTTATGCAAAGAAAGATACCCTGA
- a CDS encoding FliA/WhiG family RNA polymerase sigma factor, which translates to MEMGDDMAVTEELWREYRTTREENIKHELVTAHLSLVKHLAGRLAVRLPAIIDQEDLESYGVFGLLEAVEKYNPDLGTSFKAYAYSRIKGAMIDEIRKLNWVPRTVWQKIQQLNLTKERLQKEHGENMSEEMLAGAMGLTLSELHKLAGQTNLLNLSSLDEIASGTDGEPVRLVDLIRDPASPDPLDVVEGKEGKRQLTEAIRTLSEKDQLVLSLYYQERLTLKEISKVLEVSESRVCQLHTRAIERLRKKLKNI; encoded by the coding sequence ATGGAAATGGGTGATGACATGGCTGTTACCGAAGAGCTTTGGCGGGAATACCGCACAACAAGGGAGGAAAATATTAAGCATGAATTAGTTACGGCTCACCTGTCTTTGGTGAAACATCTCGCGGGGCGGCTGGCGGTCAGATTGCCTGCCATAATAGATCAGGAAGACTTGGAAAGCTACGGGGTGTTCGGTCTCTTGGAGGCAGTGGAAAAATATAATCCTGATCTGGGAACCAGCTTCAAGGCTTACGCATACAGCCGCATTAAGGGCGCCATGATTGATGAAATACGTAAGTTGAACTGGGTGCCCCGTACAGTATGGCAAAAAATACAGCAGTTAAATTTGACCAAGGAAAGATTGCAAAAAGAGCATGGCGAGAATATGTCGGAAGAAATGCTGGCCGGGGCAATGGGTTTAACCTTGTCCGAGTTGCACAAGCTGGCCGGACAGACCAACTTGCTTAATCTTTCCTCACTAGATGAAATCGCATCGGGCACTGACGGTGAACCAGTTCGTTTGGTGGATTTAATCCGGGACCCGGCAAGTCCCGATCCACTGGATGTCGTCGAAGGAAAGGAAGGTAAACGACAATTAACTGAAGCTATCAGGACACTTTCTGAAAAAGACCAGTTGGTATTATCGCTTTATTATCAAGAGAGACTGACATTAAAGGAGATTAGTAAAGTGCTTGAAGTTTCGGAATCAAGGGTCTGTCAGTTGCATACCCGGGCGATAGAAAGGTTGAGGAAAAAGTTGAAAAATATTTGA
- the fliM gene encoding flagellar motor switch protein FliM, with amino-acid sequence MDVLSQNEIDALLNALSTGEVKIEELKDTQKSIDYKLYDFRRPNKFSKEHLRSLQVLHSVFTRFLTNFLTGYLRTNIQVEVVSVDQLTYEDFIKSIPSPTVITIFKVKPFEENAIIQFDPMFLFPMIDLFFGGNGEAPGEVRELTDIELSVTKNISDILLDNLVLSWKDIVLIEHEILSVETNPNLHQIFPFNEIVALITMTTKVGESTKGFINLCLPFTLLDPVIIQPAQQKRFGAHISAADEKERKKVEYWLGFPKIELTVVTGQAQITVRDFLQLQEGDVMVIDRKMDQDMDVYVGENLKYKAQAGTLGNQFAVQITALAGEGDHDV; translated from the coding sequence ATGGACGTACTTTCCCAGAATGAAATAGATGCCTTATTAAACGCGCTGTCAACCGGCGAGGTAAAAATTGAGGAGCTAAAGGACACCCAAAAGAGTATTGATTATAAATTATATGATTTTCGGCGTCCGAATAAATTCTCCAAGGAACATCTGCGCTCCTTGCAGGTGTTGCATAGTGTCTTTACAAGGTTTTTAACGAACTTTTTAACGGGTTACCTCAGAACCAACATTCAGGTGGAAGTTGTTTCCGTTGACCAGTTGACGTATGAGGATTTTATCAAGTCTATACCGAGTCCGACTGTAATCACCATTTTTAAAGTGAAGCCTTTTGAAGAAAATGCTATTATCCAATTTGATCCGATGTTTTTATTCCCCATGATCGACCTTTTTTTCGGCGGAAACGGGGAAGCGCCTGGAGAAGTCCGGGAACTGACGGATATAGAACTCTCTGTTACGAAAAATATCAGTGACATTTTATTAGATAATCTAGTGTTGTCGTGGAAGGACATTGTCTTAATCGAACATGAGATTTTGTCTGTGGAAACAAACCCAAACTTGCATCAAATTTTCCCATTTAATGAGATTGTGGCTTTAATAACAATGACTACCAAAGTGGGGGAATCAACAAAAGGCTTTATTAACCTTTGCCTGCCGTTCACTTTGCTCGATCCCGTCATAATTCAACCGGCTCAGCAAAAGCGTTTTGGAGCACATATTTCCGCCGCGGACGAGAAAGAGAGGAAAAAAGTTGAGTATTGGCTTGGCTTTCCAAAAATTGAACTGACTGTCGTAACCGGCCAGGCACAAATCACGGTCCGTGATTTCTTGCAGTTGCAGGAAGGCGATGTTATGGTTATAGACAGGAAGATGGACCAGGATATGGATGTTTACGTTGGTGAGAACTTGAAATATAAAGCGCAAGCCGGTACGCTGGGAAACCAGTTCGCCGTACAAATAACCGCGCTGGCGGGGGAAGGCGATCATGATGTCTGA
- a CDS encoding flagellar hook-basal body protein, protein MLKALSSSACGMNAQQLKVDTLANNLTNIDTPGYKKLRANFAELINQPVEYTGSPGNPDVTSGNGVRVAEVAKYFSPGDVIKTGRSLDLAVKGEGFFRVVRGGEEYYTRDGTFNLDESGNLVTPNGCVLEGIRFNPDANKIMISADGKVTAEGPQGVSESGQIQLYKFTNLAGLKLEGEDLLSFDSELGEVVPGVAASPGYGTIMQGFLEAPNFSLVEEMTNLIEAQRAYGFNARTMRTADEMWGMANNLRK, encoded by the coding sequence ATGCTAAAAGCATTGAGTAGCAGCGCTTGTGGAATGAACGCACAACAATTGAAAGTTGATACATTGGCTAATAATCTGACCAATATCGACACACCTGGTTATAAGAAACTCCGGGCCAATTTTGCCGAACTGATCAACCAACCGGTTGAGTATACCGGTTCTCCAGGTAACCCTGACGTAACCTCTGGCAATGGTGTGCGGGTAGCTGAAGTGGCCAAATATTTTAGCCCGGGTGATGTCATAAAAACTGGACGCTCACTGGATCTTGCCGTGAAAGGAGAAGGCTTTTTCCGGGTTGTCCGCGGCGGCGAGGAGTATTATACACGCGACGGCACTTTTAACCTTGATGAGTCCGGTAACCTGGTGACTCCTAATGGCTGCGTGCTGGAGGGGATCCGGTTTAATCCAGACGCAAATAAAATAATGATTTCTGCGGACGGAAAAGTTACAGCCGAAGGACCCCAAGGCGTGTCTGAATCAGGTCAAATCCAGCTGTACAAGTTTACTAATCTGGCGGGACTAAAGTTGGAAGGAGAGGATCTTTTATCATTTGATAGTGAACTGGGAGAGGTTGTGCCCGGAGTTGCCGCAAGTCCCGGATATGGAACGATTATGCAAGGGTTTCTGGAAGCGCCGAACTTTAGTTTGGTGGAAGAGATGACAAATCTAATTGAAGCCCAGCGAGCATATGGTTTTAACGCCCGGACCATGCGTACCGCGGATGAAATGTGGGGGATGGCTAATAATTTGCGGAAGTAA
- a CDS encoding chemotaxis protein CheC: protein MLDKKVIPDVYIDALQEISNIGLGNAATALAELLDKKVDMAVPKAFFIDVEEIFNMVGGPEEVVSCVFLNVEGDVPGTVLFIFTEQSTYRLIEMLMGQGVGDVTELDVMGESAVSEIGNVLTGSFMNAIGGMTGLSMNTSVPMFAFDMFGAILSTSLVASGHWDDQVLFIETVFFQETDEIRGHFFMLPETGALNRLFEALGITEGA, encoded by the coding sequence ATGTTGGATAAAAAGGTAATCCCGGATGTTTATATTGACGCTTTACAGGAAATAAGCAATATCGGCTTGGGCAACGCGGCTACCGCTTTAGCTGAACTGCTTGATAAAAAAGTGGATATGGCTGTTCCAAAAGCCTTCTTTATCGATGTGGAAGAAATATTCAACATGGTAGGCGGACCTGAGGAAGTAGTGTCATGCGTCTTTTTGAATGTCGAAGGTGATGTTCCCGGAACAGTATTGTTTATTTTTACGGAGCAGAGCACCTACAGGTTAATTGAAATGTTGATGGGACAGGGGGTTGGTGATGTTACAGAACTGGACGTTATGGGTGAGTCGGCTGTTTCCGAAATAGGCAATGTTTTAACGGGCTCATTTATGAACGCCATCGGTGGGATGACCGGTCTGAGTATGAATACTTCGGTTCCTATGTTTGCTTTTGATATGTTCGGGGCGATTTTAAGCACTTCCCTTGTGGCCAGCGGTCACTGGGATGATCAAGTCCTGTTTATTGAAACAGTTTTTTTCCAGGAAACAGACGAAATAAGAGGACATTTTTTTATGCTGCCGGAAACCGGAGCCCTAAACCGGCTTTTTGAAGCACTTGGCATTACAGAAGGAGCATAG
- a CDS encoding HAD family hydrolase, with protein MKTKAVLFDLDGTLVDTLPLIIQTYRKVFHGMKIPWGDNDVVKLIGLPLVEIARRFVGKNEPQFVELYQYYYQLEHDRLTRLFPGTLEIIKYLKNLGLKLGIVTSKGKPVTLRTIAYTGLDCLMDVVVTAHDVVKPKPDPEPLFKALASLETAADRSIFIGDSRLDILTGQNAGARALGVTWGLDDKEELEKLAPDGLLDSWEEINLYL; from the coding sequence GTGAAAACCAAGGCTGTATTGTTTGATCTAGACGGTACTCTTGTAGATACGTTACCTTTGATAATCCAAACCTACAGGAAAGTGTTTCATGGTATGAAGATCCCTTGGGGTGATAATGACGTAGTAAAGTTGATCGGACTTCCCTTGGTGGAAATTGCCAGACGTTTTGTTGGAAAGAATGAGCCTCAGTTTGTTGAGCTTTATCAATATTATTACCAGTTGGAGCATGACCGCTTAACCAGGCTGTTTCCAGGCACATTAGAAATCATCAAATATTTAAAGAATCTGGGCCTTAAGCTCGGCATTGTGACTTCAAAAGGCAAGCCGGTTACTTTACGGACGATTGCTTATACAGGATTGGACTGTTTGATGGATGTAGTGGTAACAGCCCACGATGTTGTTAAACCAAAGCCTGACCCGGAGCCATTGTTTAAAGCTCTGGCGTCGCTGGAGACCGCGGCTGACCGGTCAATTTTTATCGGCGACAGCAGGTTGGACATATTAACCGGACAAAATGCCGGGGCACGCGCTTTAGGTGTAACTTGGGGGCTTGACGACAAGGAAGAATTAGAAAAACTGGCTCCGGACGGTTTGCTGGACAGCTGGGAAGAAATAAATCTTTATCTGTAG
- a CDS encoding flagellar hook-basal body protein — protein sequence MAASGMDVLQTCIDGTANDISNATTPGYKKDTYLIKSFPEMLLIEKGGPQNKNPLLPQHTRKIGTTSIGARLAEISTDFTTGSVQETGNKTDIFLSGPGFFAVNAPAQGDPGRVCYTRNGAFKIDENGYLATAGGYRVLGENGEILLGNSELKFDVTSDGSVMVDGVRVEKLQLAEFSNLNSLYKETDDLFVDREGAAETASNTSVKQGFLEGSNVNPVDEMVNLITVTRAYEANQRLIQSQDEMLSKAVNQVGSLR from the coding sequence ATGGCTGCTTCCGGGATGGATGTTTTACAAACATGTATTGACGGGACGGCAAATGATATTTCGAACGCGACGACACCTGGTTACAAAAAGGATACTTATTTAATTAAGAGTTTTCCCGAGATGCTTTTGATCGAAAAAGGAGGCCCTCAAAATAAAAACCCATTGTTGCCGCAGCACACCCGAAAAATTGGAACCACAAGCATAGGGGCGCGGTTGGCGGAAATATCAACTGATTTCACCACGGGGAGTGTTCAAGAAACTGGGAATAAAACGGACATTTTTCTGAGTGGTCCGGGTTTTTTTGCGGTAAACGCTCCGGCACAGGGTGATCCGGGAAGAGTCTGTTATACCCGCAATGGCGCCTTTAAGATTGACGAAAATGGCTATCTGGCTACTGCCGGAGGTTATCGTGTGCTGGGTGAGAATGGCGAAATATTACTAGGAAATTCGGAATTGAAATTCGACGTTACGTCTGACGGGAGCGTTATGGTCGACGGTGTCCGGGTGGAAAAACTCCAACTGGCTGAGTTTAGCAATCTTAATAGTCTTTACAAAGAGACTGACGATTTATTTGTTGACAGAGAAGGGGCGGCGGAAACCGCATCCAACACTTCTGTTAAACAAGGTTTTCTGGAGGGCTCTAATGTCAATCCTGTTGACGAGATGGTTAATTTGATTACCGTAACCAGGGCATATGAGGCTAACCAGCGCTTGATTCAATCCCAGGACGAAATGCTGTCTAAAGCAGTTAACCAGGTGGGTAGTTTGAGGTAA
- a CDS encoding DUF503 domain-containing protein, producing MVVGVLTIELFIGEAHSLKEKRRVLKSVIDRIKTRFNVSIAEIGEMDTWQRSTLGLSIISNEQAYVHKVFAAIVSFIEVQGTLTVIDYQIQLL from the coding sequence TTGGTTGTCGGAGTGTTAACAATTGAATTGTTCATTGGCGAAGCACACTCGCTCAAAGAAAAGAGAAGGGTGCTAAAAAGTGTCATAGACCGGATAAAAACGCGTTTTAACGTTTCTATCGCGGAGATCGGAGAAATGGATACCTGGCAACGTTCTACTTTAGGCCTGTCAATAATAAGCAACGAACAAGCCTACGTCCACAAAGTCTTTGCTGCCATAGTAAGTTTTATCGAAGTCCAGGGAACGCTGACTGTTATTGATTATCAAATACAATTGTTATAA